One stretch of Streptomyces sp. A2-16 DNA includes these proteins:
- a CDS encoding methyltransferase domain-containing protein — MSKPRETAVYTHGHHESVLRSHTWRTAANSAAYLLGSLKPHMRILDIGCGPGTITADLAALVPDGHVTGVDHAPGILEHARATAAGRNLTNVDFAVADVHALDFPDDTFCVVHAHQVLQHVGDPVQALREMRRVTRPGGYIAVRDSDYAAMTWYPVSAGLDDWLDLYRRVARANGGEPDAGRRLKSWALRAGLTDITASSGTWTYSTAEEREWWSGLWADRTLASAYAQRATEGGHADGEELRAVSEAWREWGRQDDGWFCVLHGEILCRKEA; from the coding sequence ATGTCGAAACCGCGGGAGACCGCCGTCTACACGCACGGCCACCACGAGTCCGTGCTGCGCTCGCACACCTGGCGCACCGCGGCGAACTCGGCGGCCTACCTGCTCGGTTCGCTGAAGCCCCACATGAGGATCCTGGACATCGGCTGCGGGCCGGGCACCATCACCGCCGACCTCGCGGCCCTGGTCCCGGACGGGCACGTCACGGGCGTCGACCACGCGCCGGGCATCCTGGAGCATGCACGTGCCACGGCGGCCGGACGGAATCTGACCAACGTCGACTTCGCGGTCGCCGACGTGCACGCGCTGGACTTCCCGGACGACACCTTCTGCGTGGTCCACGCCCACCAGGTGCTGCAGCACGTAGGAGACCCGGTGCAGGCCCTGCGCGAGATGAGGCGGGTCACCCGGCCGGGCGGGTACATCGCGGTCCGCGACTCGGACTACGCGGCCATGACCTGGTACCCGGTGTCGGCGGGGCTGGACGACTGGCTGGACCTGTACCGCCGGGTGGCCCGGGCCAACGGCGGCGAGCCGGACGCCGGCCGGCGGCTGAAGTCCTGGGCGCTGCGGGCGGGCCTGACGGACATCACCGCGAGCTCCGGCACCTGGACCTACTCCACCGCCGAGGAGCGGGAGTGGTGGAGCGGGCTGTGGGCCGACCGCACACTGGCCTCGGCGTACGCACAGCGGGCCACCGAGGGCGGCCACGCCGACGGGGAAGAACTACGGGCCGTCTCCGAGGCGTGGCGGGAGTGGGGCAGGCAGGACGACGGCTGGTTCTGTGTCCTGCACGGAGAAATTCTGTGCAGAAAGGAAGCCTGA
- a CDS encoding RNA polymerase sigma factor SigF has product MPTPVSAKHHPHDDAPDTAEAFRRLAVLPPGPERDTLREQVVEAWLPMADRLAGRFRNRGENLDDLRQVAALGLVKAVDRYDPALGNAFESYAVPTITGEIKRHFRDHMWTLHVPRRVQDLRNRVRFASQDLAQTIPGRRPTVAEIAEHADMSEQDVLVGIEALESFTALSLDAELPGSGDGYSLADALGSSDPALDTVVDRESVKPRLAALPERERAILYMRFFGDMTQSRIAEQLGISQMHVSRLISRCCGRLREQILRDAAV; this is encoded by the coding sequence ATGCCCACACCAGTGAGCGCGAAGCACCACCCGCACGACGACGCCCCCGACACGGCCGAGGCCTTCCGCAGGCTCGCCGTACTGCCCCCCGGCCCCGAGCGCGACACCCTGCGCGAACAGGTCGTCGAGGCCTGGCTGCCCATGGCCGACCGGCTCGCCGGACGCTTCCGCAACCGCGGTGAGAACCTCGACGACCTGCGCCAGGTCGCCGCACTCGGCCTGGTCAAGGCCGTCGACCGCTACGACCCCGCACTCGGCAACGCCTTCGAGAGCTACGCCGTCCCCACCATCACCGGCGAGATCAAGCGGCACTTCCGCGACCACATGTGGACCCTGCACGTGCCGCGCCGGGTCCAGGACCTGCGCAACCGGGTCCGCTTCGCCTCCCAGGACCTCGCCCAGACCATCCCGGGGCGCAGACCAACCGTCGCCGAGATCGCCGAGCACGCCGACATGAGCGAGCAGGACGTGCTGGTGGGCATCGAGGCCCTGGAGAGCTTCACCGCCCTCTCCCTCGACGCCGAGCTTCCCGGCAGCGGGGACGGCTACTCGCTCGCCGACGCCCTCGGCTCGTCCGACCCCGCCCTGGACACCGTCGTCGACCGCGAGTCCGTCAAGCCCCGGCTGGCGGCCCTTCCCGAGCGGGAGCGCGCCATCCTCTACATGCGCTTCTTCGGCGACATGACCCAGAGCCGGATCGCCGAGCAGCTGGGCATCTCCCAGATGCACGTGTCCCGGCTGATCAGCCGCTGCTGCGGCCGGCTGCGCGAGCAGATCCTGCGCGACGCCGCCGTGTGA
- a CDS encoding gas vesicle protein K, translated as MTARRNRLDLEPDTVERDLVKLVLTVVELLRQLMERQALRRFDEGDLNEEQEERIGLTLMLLDDRMTELRERYGLRPEDLNLDLGPLGPLLPRE; from the coding sequence GTGACGGCCCGACGCAACCGACTGGACCTGGAGCCCGACACGGTCGAGCGGGACTTGGTCAAGCTCGTCCTGACCGTCGTGGAGCTGCTGCGGCAGCTCATGGAGCGCCAGGCGCTGCGCCGCTTCGACGAGGGCGACCTGAACGAGGAGCAGGAGGAGCGGATCGGGCTCACCCTGATGCTCCTCGACGACCGCATGACCGAACTGCGCGAGCGCTACGGGCTGCGGCCCGAGGACCTGAATCTGGACCTCGGGCCGCTCGGACCGCTGCTTCCCCGGGAATGA
- a CDS encoding hydrophobic protein — protein sequence MIAILLVLLLVLILFGAGFAVKILWWIAVAVLVLWLLGFLLRGTKSGGGRGRWYRW from the coding sequence ATGATTGCCATCCTGCTCGTACTGCTCCTGGTGCTGATTCTCTTCGGCGCCGGTTTCGCAGTGAAAATTCTCTGGTGGATCGCAGTGGCCGTGCTGGTGCTTTGGCTGCTGGGGTTCCTGCTGCGTGGGACGAAGTCGGGCGGCGGCAGGGGTCGCTGGTACAGGTGGTGA
- a CDS encoding gas vesicle protein, producing MTVIERREVALVDLLDRLLAGGVVITGDITLRIADVDLVRIDLNALISSVNAQVPSPWEDSP from the coding sequence ATGACCGTCATCGAACGCCGCGAGGTGGCCCTCGTCGACCTCCTCGACCGGCTGCTGGCCGGCGGGGTCGTCATCACGGGGGACATCACCCTGCGCATCGCCGATGTCGACCTCGTGCGCATCGATCTGAACGCGCTGATCAGCTCGGTCAACGCGCAGGTTCCCTCACCGTGGGAGGACTCGCCGTGA
- a CDS encoding Vms1/Ankzf1 family peptidyl-tRNA hydrolase encodes MDLAFLHPLYEHPGPWASVYVDAPRPTEDTSHERHLAAVAVARELSTQGADEETCVVVREALEELRPSSEPHGRAVFARAGEVVLDPPLTRSPDGSLVRWAPLPHTAPLVELAGDDPLCVVAYVDRKGADFELRGALGRRGAGSVTGRQWPVHRTTSSDWSERHFQLRVENTWEHNAAEIADALAVCQEETGADLLILVGDEREKRSVRERLPKRLHDRVVEAGHGAGSRLLDEEVEEARTAHVRQRAERELERFLAARAPGEDGRPGAVEGVPALVEAAREHRIEALLIRPDGPDAHQEVWVGEDPDQLAVRRTELKILGEQNSWSARADDALIRSAVATGAPALSVTPAAEEAPVGGLGALLRWA; translated from the coding sequence ATGGATCTCGCTTTCCTGCATCCACTCTACGAACATCCGGGCCCCTGGGCCTCCGTGTACGTCGACGCCCCACGCCCCACCGAGGACACGTCCCACGAACGGCATCTGGCCGCGGTCGCGGTCGCCCGCGAGCTGTCCACGCAGGGGGCCGACGAGGAGACCTGCGTGGTGGTGCGGGAGGCGCTGGAGGAACTGCGCCCCTCGTCCGAGCCGCACGGCCGGGCCGTCTTCGCGCGCGCCGGGGAGGTCGTCCTGGACCCGCCGCTGACCAGGTCCCCCGACGGCAGCCTGGTCCGCTGGGCCCCGCTGCCGCACACCGCGCCCCTGGTCGAGCTGGCCGGGGACGACCCGCTGTGCGTGGTGGCGTACGTCGACCGCAAGGGCGCCGATTTCGAGCTGCGCGGGGCGCTCGGCCGGCGGGGCGCCGGCTCGGTCACCGGCAGGCAATGGCCGGTGCACCGGACGACCAGCTCCGACTGGTCGGAGCGGCACTTCCAGCTGCGGGTGGAGAACACCTGGGAGCACAACGCGGCCGAGATCGCGGACGCGCTGGCGGTCTGCCAGGAGGAGACCGGTGCCGACCTGCTGATCCTGGTCGGTGACGAGCGGGAGAAGCGGTCGGTGCGCGAGCGGCTGCCCAAGCGGCTGCACGACCGGGTCGTCGAGGCCGGGCACGGCGCCGGGAGCCGGCTGCTCGACGAGGAGGTGGAGGAGGCCCGCACCGCGCACGTACGGCAGCGCGCGGAGCGTGAGCTGGAACGGTTCCTCGCCGCCCGCGCGCCGGGCGAGGACGGGCGGCCGGGGGCCGTGGAGGGGGTTCCCGCGCTGGTCGAGGCGGCGCGTGAGCACCGTATCGAGGCACTCCTGATCCGCCCGGACGGGCCCGACGCGCACCAGGAGGTGTGGGTCGGCGAGGATCCGGACCAGCTGGCGGTCCGCCGTACGGAGCTGAAGATCCTCGGCGAACAGAACTCCTGGTCGGCCCGGGCGGACGACGCGCTGATCAGGTCGGCGGTGGCGACGGGCGCTCCGGCGCTGTCCGTGACGCCGGCGGCCGAGGAGGCCCCGGTGGGCGGCCTGGGCGCCCTGCTGCGCTGGGCCTGA
- a CDS encoding ATP-binding cassette domain-containing protein produces MGHLEAAHLEYYLPDGRALLGDVSFRVGEGAVVALVGPNGAGKTTLLRLISGELKPHGGTVTVGGGLGVMRQFVGSVRDETTVRDLLVSVAPPRIREAAQAVDRAEHLIMTVDDEAAQLKYAQALSDWAEVRGYESETLWDMCTTAALGVPYDKAQFRQVRTLSGGEQKRLVLEALLRGTDEVLLLDEPDNYLDVPGKRWLEERLKETRKTVLFVSHDRELLSRAAEKIVSVEPSPAGADAWVHGGGFATYHEARRERFARFEELRRRWDEKHAQLKKLVLNLRQAASISHELASRYQAAQTRLRKFEEAGPPPEPPREQDIRMRIKGGRTGVRAVTCKGLELTGLMNPFDLEVFYGERVAVLGSNGSGKSHFLRLLAGDSTVAHTGEWKLGARVVPGHFAQTHAHPELFGRTLLDILWKEHAQDRGAAMSRLRRYELTGQAEQSFDRLSGGQQARFQILLLELQGVTALLLDEPTDNLDLESAEALQEGLEAFDGTVLAVTHDRWFARSFDRFLVFGSDGRVRETPEPVWDERRVERAR; encoded by the coding sequence ATGGGACATCTGGAAGCCGCACACCTCGAGTACTACCTCCCCGACGGGAGGGCGCTGCTCGGCGATGTGTCGTTCCGGGTGGGGGAAGGTGCCGTGGTGGCCCTCGTCGGGCCCAACGGCGCAGGCAAGACCACCCTGCTGCGGCTGATCTCCGGCGAGCTGAAACCGCACGGCGGGACGGTCACCGTCGGTGGCGGCCTGGGCGTGATGCGTCAGTTCGTGGGGTCCGTACGGGACGAGACGACCGTACGGGACCTGCTCGTGTCGGTCGCGCCGCCCCGGATCCGGGAGGCCGCGCAGGCCGTCGACAGGGCCGAGCACCTGATCATGACCGTGGACGACGAGGCCGCCCAGCTGAAGTACGCGCAGGCCCTGTCCGACTGGGCCGAGGTGCGCGGATACGAGTCCGAGACCCTGTGGGACATGTGCACCACGGCCGCGCTCGGGGTGCCGTACGACAAGGCGCAGTTCCGCCAGGTGCGGACGCTGTCCGGCGGCGAGCAGAAGCGGCTGGTGCTGGAGGCGCTGCTGCGCGGCACGGACGAGGTGCTGCTGCTCGACGAACCGGACAACTACCTCGACGTGCCCGGCAAGCGCTGGCTGGAGGAGCGCCTCAAGGAGACCCGCAAGACCGTCCTGTTCGTCTCCCACGACCGGGAACTGCTGTCGCGGGCCGCCGAGAAGATCGTGTCGGTGGAGCCCTCGCCGGCCGGGGCGGACGCCTGGGTGCACGGCGGCGGTTTCGCCACCTACCACGAGGCACGGCGCGAACGCTTCGCCCGCTTCGAGGAGTTGCGCAGGCGCTGGGACGAGAAGCATGCGCAGCTCAAGAAGTTGGTCCTGAACCTCCGCCAGGCGGCCAGCATCAGCCATGAGCTGGCCTCCCGCTACCAGGCGGCCCAGACCCGCCTGCGCAAGTTCGAGGAGGCCGGTCCGCCGCCCGAGCCGCCGCGCGAGCAGGACATCAGGATGCGCATCAAGGGCGGCCGCACGGGCGTACGGGCCGTCACCTGCAAGGGACTTGAGCTCACCGGCCTGATGAACCCCTTCGACCTGGAGGTCTTCTACGGCGAACGCGTCGCCGTCCTCGGCTCCAACGGCTCCGGCAAGTCGCACTTCCTGCGGCTGCTGGCGGGGGACTCCACGGTGGCGCACACGGGCGAGTGGAAGCTCGGGGCGCGGGTCGTGCCCGGGCACTTCGCGCAGACCCACGCCCACCCCGAGCTCTTCGGCCGCACCCTTCTCGACATCCTCTGGAAGGAGCACGCCCAGGACCGGGGCGCCGCGATGTCCCGGCTGCGCCGCTACGAACTGACCGGCCAGGCCGAGCAGAGCTTCGACCGGCTCTCCGGCGGTCAGCAGGCCCGCTTCCAGATCCTCCTGCTGGAGCTCCAGGGCGTCACCGCGCTCCTCCTGGACGAGCCCACGGACAACCTCGACCTGGAGTCCGCGGAGGCCCTCCAGGAGGGCCTTGAGGCCTTCGACGGGACGGTCCTCGCGGTCACCCACGACCGCTGGTTCGCGCGCTCCTTCGACCGCTTCCTGGTCTTCGGCTCGGACGGACGGGTGCGCGAGACGCCGGAGCCGGTGTGGGACGAGCGACGCGTGGAACGGGCCCGGTGA
- a CDS encoding DUF2795 domain-containing protein, giving the protein MQRGSDRLSRHRDDEMKHELQGLLRSGHPTRSEEWNDPEPTADDDPQVWGGPVAPGSEGASLETVRLELARLLGRSSFPATPVELARVLRRKNAPDALVEAVEERPRKETYTNVQELARALTRTGDTP; this is encoded by the coding sequence ATGCAGCGAGGCAGCGACCGGCTGAGCCGCCACCGCGACGACGAGATGAAGCACGAACTCCAGGGTCTGCTCCGCTCCGGGCACCCCACCCGGAGCGAGGAGTGGAACGACCCGGAGCCGACCGCGGACGACGATCCGCAGGTCTGGGGCGGGCCCGTGGCACCGGGCAGCGAGGGGGCATCGCTGGAGACCGTCCGACTGGAGCTGGCCCGGCTCCTGGGCCGCAGCTCCTTCCCCGCCACTCCTGTGGAGCTGGCGCGGGTACTGCGCCGCAAGAACGCCCCCGACGCCCTCGTCGAGGCGGTGGAGGAACGGCCGCGCAAGGAGACCTACACCAACGTTCAGGAGCTCGCACGGGCGCTGACCCGGACGGGGGACACGCCGTGA
- a CDS encoding catalase — protein sequence MDQADRKQRQRESFHADDPTAGPLTTDQGVAVDHTDDSLAAGERGPTLMEDFHFREKLTRFDHERIPERVVHARGAGAYGYFEPYESCAEFTRAAFLQDPAVRTPVFVRFSTVQGPKGSADTVRDVRGFATKFYTSEGNYDLVGNNFPVFFIQDGIKFPDFVHAVKPEPHNDIPTGASAHDTLWDFVSLQPETLHAIMWLMSDRAIPRSYRMMQGFGVHTFRFVNADGKGTFVKFHWTPKLGAHSLVWDEAQECQGRNPDFNRADLWDAIEAGEYPEWELGVQLVPEEDEFAFDFDLLDATKLIPEEQVPVRPIGRMVLDRNPENFFAETEQVAFHTANVVPGIDFTNDPLLQARNFSYLDTQLIRLGGPNFSQLPVNRPVAPVRNNQRDGYHQSAIHRGTNYSPNSLGGGCPAHAGVDGQAFTHYAERVDGHKIRRRSPSFQDHWSQPALFWNSMTDWEKQHIVEAFRFELGKVDARAVRARTVEQLAKVDGELATEVARGIGLPQPSGLASQASKAASPALSLESLRGDGSIRTRRIAVLVTDGIDAEQVTSVRERLAAEGAIVEALAPMDGEVRGADGELYTVDRALPTVASVLYDAVLLPGGPVGTPPAAADPDATRFVRDAYRHGKPIGALGSGVGILSSLEPEELRLSTEFHRVESDRGVVTETSPGPAGEEFLDAFVAAIAAHRHWGRLPTRH from the coding sequence ATGGACCAGGCCGACCGCAAGCAGCGTCAGCGCGAGTCGTTCCACGCCGACGACCCGACCGCCGGTCCGCTCACCACCGACCAGGGCGTCGCGGTGGACCACACCGACGACTCGCTCGCCGCCGGTGAGCGCGGCCCCACGCTCATGGAGGACTTCCACTTCCGGGAGAAGCTCACCCGCTTCGACCACGAACGCATCCCGGAGCGGGTGGTGCACGCGCGGGGCGCGGGTGCCTACGGATACTTCGAACCGTACGAGTCCTGCGCCGAGTTCACCCGTGCCGCCTTCCTCCAGGACCCGGCGGTCCGCACCCCGGTGTTCGTGCGGTTCTCGACCGTGCAGGGCCCCAAGGGCTCCGCGGACACCGTGCGGGACGTACGCGGCTTCGCCACCAAGTTCTACACGTCGGAAGGGAACTACGACCTGGTCGGGAACAACTTCCCGGTCTTCTTCATCCAGGACGGCATCAAGTTCCCGGACTTCGTGCACGCGGTGAAGCCGGAGCCGCACAACGACATCCCGACGGGCGCCTCCGCGCACGACACCCTGTGGGACTTCGTGTCGCTCCAGCCGGAGACGCTGCACGCGATCATGTGGCTGATGTCGGACCGGGCGATCCCGCGCAGCTACCGCATGATGCAGGGCTTCGGCGTGCACACCTTCCGGTTCGTGAACGCGGACGGCAAGGGCACCTTCGTGAAGTTCCACTGGACGCCGAAGCTGGGCGCGCACTCGCTGGTGTGGGACGAGGCGCAGGAGTGCCAGGGCCGCAACCCGGACTTCAACCGGGCTGACCTGTGGGACGCCATCGAGGCCGGCGAGTACCCGGAGTGGGAGCTGGGTGTGCAACTCGTCCCGGAGGAGGACGAGTTCGCGTTCGACTTCGATCTGCTCGACGCCACGAAGCTGATCCCGGAGGAGCAGGTGCCGGTGCGGCCGATCGGCCGGATGGTGCTCGACCGCAACCCGGAGAACTTCTTCGCCGAGACCGAGCAGGTCGCCTTCCACACCGCCAATGTGGTGCCCGGGATCGACTTCACCAACGACCCGCTGCTGCAGGCGCGCAACTTCTCCTATCTGGACACCCAGTTGATCCGGCTGGGCGGGCCGAACTTCTCGCAGCTGCCGGTCAACCGGCCGGTGGCGCCGGTGCGCAACAACCAGCGCGACGGCTACCACCAGAGCGCGATCCACCGGGGCACGAACTACTCCCCGAACTCACTCGGCGGCGGCTGCCCGGCCCACGCCGGAGTCGACGGACAGGCGTTCACGCACTACGCGGAACGCGTGGACGGTCACAAGATCCGGCGGCGCAGCCCGAGCTTCCAGGACCACTGGAGCCAGCCCGCGCTGTTCTGGAACAGCATGACCGACTGGGAGAAGCAGCACATCGTCGAGGCGTTCCGGTTCGAGCTGGGCAAGGTGGACGCCCGGGCGGTGCGGGCCCGTACTGTCGAGCAACTCGCCAAGGTGGACGGCGAGTTGGCGACCGAGGTGGCCCGTGGCATCGGGCTGCCGCAGCCGTCCGGGCTCGCCTCGCAGGCGTCCAAGGCCGCCTCCCCCGCGCTCAGCCTGGAGTCGCTGCGCGGCGACGGCTCCATCCGCACCCGGCGGATCGCGGTCCTCGTCACCGACGGGATCGACGCCGAGCAGGTGACCTCGGTGCGGGAGCGGCTGGCCGCCGAGGGCGCGATCGTGGAGGCGCTGGCACCCATGGACGGGGAGGTGCGCGGCGCCGACGGGGAGCTGTACACGGTCGACCGCGCGCTGCCGACCGTCGCCTCCGTCCTGTACGACGCGGTCCTGCTGCCCGGCGGCCCCGTGGGCACCCCGCCCGCGGCCGCCGACCCGGACGCCACGCGTTTCGTGCGGGACGCCTACCGGCACGGCAAGCCGATCGGCGCGCTCGGTTCGGGCGTCGGGATCCTGTCGTCGCTGGAGCCGGAGGAGCTGCGCCTGTCCACGGAGTTCCATCGCGTCGAGAGCGACCGGGGCGTGGTGACGGAGACGTCCCCGGGCCCGGCGGGCGAGGAGTTCCTCGACGCGTTCGTGGCCGCGATCGCCGCGCACCGGCACTGGGGCCGGCTGCCGACGCGCCACTGA
- a CDS encoding CBS domain-containing protein yields MRAELVRDVMTPGVVAVRPDASLVEAAQLMRAQDIGDVVVADGQRVVGLLTDRDITIRAVADGVDPLTVSARSVCTPDPLTVAPGDPVTQAVALMRAHAVRRLPVVEDGLPVGMVSLGDIAEGRVPGSALADITRADPDHTDPV; encoded by the coding sequence GTGAGGGCGGAGCTCGTCAGGGACGTGATGACGCCCGGAGTGGTGGCGGTCCGCCCGGACGCCTCGCTGGTCGAGGCGGCGCAGCTGATGCGCGCGCAGGACATCGGCGATGTCGTGGTGGCCGACGGTCAGCGCGTGGTGGGGCTGCTCACCGACCGGGACATCACGATCCGGGCCGTCGCCGACGGGGTCGATCCGCTGACGGTGAGTGCCCGCTCGGTGTGCACACCGGATCCGCTGACGGTCGCCCCCGGCGACCCGGTGACCCAGGCGGTCGCGCTGATGCGGGCCCATGCCGTACGGCGGCTGCCGGTCGTCGAGGACGGCCTTCCCGTCGGCATGGTGAGCCTCGGCGACATCGCCGAGGGCCGGGTTCCGGGTTCGGCGCTCGCCGACATCACCCGCGCGGACCCGGACCACACGGACCCCGTGTGA
- a CDS encoding bifunctional phosphatase PAP2/diacylglycerol kinase family protein: protein MSPDVDLTLPERGRRRLMNLDSRLFEFAAGRNWPAAEPVLPRLSRGANHGVLWFATAAAMAASRTPRSRRAAARGLASLALASLTVNTLGKRSVRRTRPALDPVPLARRLKHRPVTTSFPSGHAASAVAFAAGVALESPAWGAAVAPVAWSVALSRVYTGVHFPSDVLAGAALGAGAAFAVRGLVPTRAQVVPPARPRADVPALPDGEGLVMVANTASGTAERVRALHDGLPLAEIVECEPDYVRAELEKAAARATVLGVCGGDGTVNAAAEIALRHGVPLAVLPGGTLNHFAYDLGVEGARDLTRAVRQGEAVRVDAGRFTSDGREGVFVNACSLGVYPELVRERERWSRRIGGWPAGVLGALRVLRADRHPLEAEFGGRARPLWLLFVGNGTYHRMGLAPGRRTDLADGRFDVRLVHGGRRPALRLLAAAVAGPLTRSPAHAAVQVGRLHLSGVAPGTLLAYDGEVTEVEGEVTVEKLPEALTVYRPLPGN, encoded by the coding sequence ATGAGCCCCGATGTCGATCTCACCCTTCCCGAGCGCGGCCGCCGCCGCCTCATGAACCTCGACTCCCGCCTCTTCGAGTTCGCGGCCGGCCGGAACTGGCCCGCGGCCGAGCCGGTCCTGCCCCGACTGAGCCGCGGCGCCAACCACGGCGTCCTCTGGTTCGCCACCGCCGCCGCGATGGCCGCGAGCCGCACCCCCCGCTCCCGCCGCGCCGCCGCTCGCGGTCTCGCCTCCCTGGCCCTCGCCTCCCTGACCGTCAACACCCTCGGCAAGCGCTCGGTCCGCCGCACCCGCCCCGCCCTGGACCCGGTCCCCCTGGCCCGGCGACTGAAGCACCGGCCGGTCACGACCTCGTTCCCCTCCGGCCATGCCGCGTCGGCCGTCGCCTTCGCCGCCGGCGTGGCACTGGAGTCCCCGGCGTGGGGCGCCGCCGTGGCCCCCGTCGCCTGGTCGGTTGCGCTCTCCCGGGTCTACACGGGGGTGCACTTCCCGAGCGACGTCCTGGCCGGCGCGGCCCTCGGCGCCGGTGCCGCCTTCGCCGTACGGGGCCTGGTGCCGACGCGCGCCCAGGTCGTGCCGCCGGCCCGGCCCCGCGCTGACGTTCCCGCGCTGCCGGACGGCGAGGGCCTGGTGATGGTGGCGAACACCGCCTCGGGCACCGCCGAGCGGGTGCGCGCCCTGCACGACGGGCTGCCGCTGGCCGAGATCGTCGAGTGCGAACCGGACTATGTGCGGGCCGAACTGGAGAAGGCGGCGGCCCGTGCCACGGTGCTCGGCGTGTGCGGCGGCGACGGCACGGTCAACGCGGCCGCCGAGATCGCCCTGCGCCATGGCGTGCCCCTCGCGGTGCTGCCCGGCGGAACCCTGAACCACTTCGCCTACGACCTCGGCGTGGAGGGGGCGCGCGATCTGACCCGGGCCGTCCGGCAGGGCGAGGCCGTGCGCGTGGACGCGGGCCGCTTCACCAGTGACGGCCGGGAGGGTGTCTTCGTCAACGCGTGCAGCCTGGGCGTGTATCCGGAGCTGGTGCGCGAGCGGGAACGCTGGTCGAGGCGGATCGGCGGCTGGCCGGCCGGGGTCCTCGGGGCGCTGCGCGTGCTGCGGGCCGACCGGCATCCGCTGGAGGCCGAGTTCGGGGGCCGGGCCCGGCCGCTGTGGCTGCTGTTCGTCGGCAACGGCACCTACCACCGGATGGGGCTCGCTCCCGGTCGTCGCACCGACCTCGCCGACGGCCGTTTCGACGTGCGGCTCGTGCACGGGGGGCGCCGGCCCGCGCTGCGCCTGCTCGCCGCCGCGGTCGCGGGCCCGCTGACCCGCTCCCCGGCCCACGCTGCGGTCCAGGTGGGGCGTCTGCACCTGTCGGGTGTCGCGCCGGGCACGCTCCTCGCCTACGACGGAGAGGTGACCGAGGTGGAGGGCGAGGTGACGGTGGAGAAGCTGCCCGAGGCACTGACGGTGTACCGGCCGCTGCCCGGGAACTGA
- a CDS encoding type 1 glutamine amidotransferase domain-containing protein: MRIAFLTAPEGVEQIELTDPWQAAVNAGHEPVLVSTKPGTIQAFDHLDKADTFPVQEVVGETSADSFGALVLPGGVANPDFLRMDEKAVAFVRDFFTQGRPVAAICHAPWTLIEADVVRGRVLTSWPSLQTDIRNAGGTWVDEQVKVCDHGSNKLVTSRKPDDLKAFCETFLDVFAKEAV; this comes from the coding sequence ATGCGCATCGCGTTTCTGACCGCACCAGAGGGCGTCGAGCAGATCGAGCTCACCGATCCGTGGCAGGCGGCGGTGAACGCGGGACACGAGCCCGTGCTCGTGTCGACGAAGCCCGGCACGATCCAGGCGTTCGACCACCTCGACAAGGCGGACACCTTCCCCGTGCAGGAGGTCGTGGGCGAGACGTCCGCGGACTCCTTCGGCGCGCTGGTGCTGCCCGGCGGGGTGGCCAACCCGGACTTCCTGCGGATGGACGAGAAGGCCGTGGCGTTCGTGCGGGACTTCTTCACCCAGGGGCGCCCGGTGGCCGCGATCTGCCACGCGCCGTGGACCCTCATCGAGGCGGACGTCGTACGGGGCCGGGTGCTCACCTCCTGGCCGAGTCTCCAGACCGACATCCGCAACGCGGGCGGCACCTGGGTCGACGAGCAGGTGAAGGTCTGCGACCACGGCAGCAACAAGCTGGTCACCAGCCGCAAACCGGACGACCTCAAGGCGTTCTGCGAGACGTTCCTGGACGTGTTCGCGAAGGAGGCCGTCTGA